Proteins from a genomic interval of Harpia harpyja isolate bHarHar1 chromosome 7, bHarHar1 primary haplotype, whole genome shotgun sequence:
- the GCG gene encoding pro-glucagon, translating to MKMKSVYFIAGLLLMIVQGSWQNPLQDTEEKSRSFKASQSEPLDESRQLNEVKRHSQGTFTSDYSKYLDTRRAQDFVQWLMSTKRNGQQGQEDKENDKFLDQLSSNAISKRHAEFERHAEGTYTSDITSYLEGQAAKEFIAWLVNGRGRRDFPEKALVAEEMGRRHADGTFTSDINKVLDDMAAKEFLKWLINTKVTQRDLLGEYQ from the exons atgaaaatgaaaagtgtttattttattgctgGGCTTCTTTTAATGATAGTTCAAGGCAGCTGGCAAAATCCTCTTCAGGATACAGAGGAGAAATCAAG ATCATTCAAAGCTTCCCAGTCTGAACCATTAGATGAATCTAGACAGCTGAATGAAGTGAAACGTCACTCACAAGGCACATTCACCAGTGATTACAGCAAGTACTTGGACACTAGACGAGCTCAGGACTTTGTGCAATGGTTAATGAGCACTAAAAGAAATGG CCAACAAGGACAGGAGGacaaagaaaatgacaaattCCTGGACCAGCTCTCAAG CAATGCGATCTCCAAACGTCATGCTGAATTCGAGAGACATGCTGAAGGCACCTACACCAGTGATATCACCTCTTATTTGGAAGGTCAAGCTGCCAAAGAGTTCATTGCTTGGTTAGTGAATGGACGAGGAAGAAGAGA TTTCCCAGAAAAAGCTCTTGTGGCCGAAGAAATGGGCCGAAGACATGCAGATGGCACTTTCACGAGTGATATCAACAAAGTCCTCGATGACATGGCTGCCAAAGAGTTCCTAAAATGGCTGATTAACACAAAAGTTACTCAAAG GGACCTTTTGGGAGAATACcagtaa